AATCAAGAGAGAAGATTAAAGTGACAGGGATACATCCCATTTTAATAAATAAAGAGGAGAGGATATAAATGGGCGCTAGTTATATTCATGAATTGTTTCCTTGACAGGATTCATAACGTTATATAAAATAATACATAGAAGGGAGGCAAAAAAAAGGTAAGAAATTAAAAGAGCAAAAAGGAATCAGCCAAAAAGAATTCTAAATCACAGAAGTTTGAATGATAATAAAAAATCAAAGTAAGGAGGATTATTATGAAACTGAAAAAAGATTGTTTGTTTCTCGTTTTTTTCGCTCTTTTGTTGATTTTTGTTTTTTCAATCACCGTTGGAGCCGTTGAACAGCCGGTTTTGATTGTAGGGGCAATTTATGTTGGCTCTGTCAATGATGCCGGGTATAACCAGGCCCAGAAAGAGGGGCTGGAAGAAATGAAGAAAAACATCCCGGGAATCCAATTACTGGAAGCTGAAAATGTTCCTGAAGGCGCGGAAGCCGAACGGGTGAT
The nucleotide sequence above comes from Nitrospinota bacterium. Encoded proteins:
- a CDS encoding BMP family ABC transporter substrate-binding protein; protein product: MKLKKDCLFLVFFALLLIFVFSITVGAVEQPVLIVGAIYVGSVNDAGYNQAQKEGLEEMKKNIPGIQLLEAENVPEGAEAERVIENMIQQGAKLIFPTSFGHMEPAANVAKRYPEVIFMHAGGWIQADNFGNYYGNMPPSFYP